In Paralichthys olivaceus isolate ysfri-2021 chromosome 1, ASM2471397v2, whole genome shotgun sequence, the following are encoded in one genomic region:
- the ulk3 gene encoding serine/threonine-protein kinase ULK3, translated as MASSFAPPKLADFILTERLGSGTYATVYKAYRKGDSREVVAVKVIGKKTLNKASTENLLTEIEILKTVRHPHIVQLKDFQWDAENIYLILEWCSGGDLSRFIRSRRILTESVARRFLQQIACALQFLHERNISHLDLKPQNILLSGSALKLADFGFAQYMSPWDEQSVLRGSPLYMAPEMVCRRQYDSRVDLWSVGVILYEALFGRAPFASRSYSELEEKIRSNQPIELPPGARVSKDCRDLLLRLLERNPDVRITFAEFFTHPFVDLEHMPSTESIVKAKELVLQAVQKDQEGEWSAALSLYCTALEHFVPAIHYETDRQRKDALRQKVSQYVSRAEELKALVASDNRLSFEEARTSRDVLREMSRGQPRLLAALEMASTAIAKEENGLDEHEALDLYQQCLGELLLVLAAEPQGRRRELLHGEIKSLMSRAEYLKKHIKMQETQRDVSLDREPLADSVRSSCCLQ; from the exons ATGGCCTCAAGCTTTGCTCCTCCAAAACTGGCAGACTTCATCCTCACAGAGCGGCTGGGCAGTGGTACCTATGCTACAGTCTATAAAGCCTACAGGAAG GGCGACAGTCGAGAGGTGGTGGCAGTGAAGGTAATTGGGAAGAAGACACTTAACAAGGCATCTACTGAAAACTTGCTCACAGAGATTGAAATCCTCAAGACGGTGCGTCACCCTCATATAGTTCAGCTTAAAGACTTTCAG TGGGATGCTGAGAACATTTATTTGATCTTGGAGTGGTGCTCTGGTGGAGATCTCTCCCGCTTCATCCGCAGTCGCAGGATTTTAACAGAGAGCGTGGCTCGACGCTTCCTGCAGCAGATAG CCTGCGCTCTCCAGTTTCTCCATGAACGAAATATTTCACACCTGGACTTGAAACCTCAGAATATTCTGCTGAGCGGCTCTGCCCTCAAACTAGCAG ATTTTGGTTTTGCCCAGTACATGTCACCCTGGGACGAGCAGAGTGTCCTGAGAGGTTCTCCTCTGTACATGGCTCCTGAGATGGTGTGCCGACGCCAGTATGACTCCAGGGTGGATCTCTGGTCAGTTGGAGTCATTCTCTATG AGGCGCTGTTTGGACGAGCACCATTTGCGTCAAGGTCTTATTCTGAGTTGGAGGAGAAGATCCGGAGTAACCAGCCCATTGAG CTCCCTCCTGGGGCCAGGGTATCCAAGGACTGCAGGGACCTTCTGCTGCGACTGCTGGAGAGAAATCCAGATGTCCGGATCACCTTTGCAGAGTTTTTCACCCACCCCTTTGTGGATTTGGAGCACATGCCAAGTACAGAGAGTATAGTGAAGGCg aaAGAGTTGGTTCTGCAGGCTGTTCAGAAGGACCAGGAGGGGGAGTggtctgctgctctctctctgtactgCACTGCCCTCGAGCACTTTGTCCCCGCTATCCACT ATGAGACAGATAGACAACGTAAAGATGCCCTCAGGCAGAAG GTCAGCCAGTATGTGTCCAGAGCTGAGGAGCTGAAAGCCCTGGTGGCCTCAGACAACAGACTGAGCTTTGAGGAGGCCCGAACCTCCAGGGATGTCCTCCGAG AAATGTCTCGGGGCCAACCACGGCTGCTGGCTGCTTTGGAGATGGCCTCTACTGCCATTGCTAAG GAAGAAAACGGGCTGGATGAACATGAGGCTCTGGATCTTTACCAGCAGTGCCTAGGAGAACTACTGTTGGTGCTAGCAG CTGAGCCCCAGGGCCGCAGGAGAGAGCTGCTCCACGGTGAG ATTAAAAGTCTTATGAGCAGAGCTGAATACCTCAAAAAACACATCAAG ATGCAGGAGACTCAGAGAGACGTGTCTCTGGATCGAGAACCTCTTGCCGACTCTGTCAGAAGCT CCTGCTGTTTGCAGTGA
- the tars3 gene encoding threonine--tRNA ligase 1, cytoplasmic isoform X1 codes for MAECLAARLTAQEEQIRLLTREISALRDGLCKGLCATGVAVVSPELENLRAENEKLQYRLLHLRRGLQAELELEGAQGRRQHAAKCGTAPEKNTRRDPQTNNRADNKPAAPDTKSVEKNKKEKEKKQGDGGAKEQKPWPGYVAERLSLYEQLKRESDALLAKKAADSKPITVELPDGRKVAGKAWITTPYQCACDISQGLADNAVISRVNGELWDLDRPLEHDCSLEILRFDNDDAQAVYWHSSAHILGEAMERFYGGCLCYGPPIENGFYYDMFLDGQKGVSSTEFGDLETLCKAVVKEKQPFERLEISKETLLNMFKYNKFKCRILNEKVTTPTTTVYRCGPLIDLCRGPHVRHTGKIKAMKIYKNSSTYWEGRSDMETLQRIYGISFPDSKMLKEWERFQEEAKNRDHRKIGKDQELFFFHDLSPGSCFFMPRGAYIYNTLIEFIKDEYWRRGFQEVASPNIYNSKLWETSGHWQHYSENMFSFPVEDDVFALKPMNCPGHCLMYSHRPRSWRELPLRLADLGVLHRNELSGTLTGLTRVRRFQQDDAHIFCTMDQIETEMKGCLDFLRCVYDVFGFSFQLHLSTRPEKYLGDITVWNQAEKQLENSLNEFGEPWKLNPGDGAFYGPKIDIKIKDAIGRYHQCATIQLDFQLPIRFNLTFVGKDGDDKARPVIIHRAILGSVERMIAILTENYAGKWPLWLSPRQVMLVPVNPSCEDYAKRVCKQFTEAGFMAEADLDSGCLLNKKIRNAQLAQYNFILVVGEKEKMTNNVNVRTRDNKVHGELSVAEVLARLTMLKQSRCRNAEEEF; via the exons ATGGCCGAGTGCCTGGCAGCACGTTTGACCGCCCAGGAGGAGCAGATTCGGCTCCTCACCCGGGAAATATCCGCTCTTCGGGATGGACTGTGCAAAGGTCTGTGCGCCACCGGTGTCGCGGTTGTCTCCCCGGAGCTGGAGAACCTGCGGGCCGAGAACGAGAAGCTCCAGTACCGGCTGCTGCACCTCCGCCGGGGTCTGCAGgcggagctggagctggagggggCGCAGGGCAGGAGACAGCATGCTGCCAAGTGCGGCACAGCCCCGGAGAAAAACACCCGCAGAGACCCGCAGACAAACAACCGAGCTGACAACAAG CCTGCAGCTCCTGATACCAAATCAGTTGAGAAGaacaagaaggagaaggagaagaaacaagGAGATGGAGGCGCAAAGGAG CAGAAGCCGTGGCCTGGATACGTCGCAGAGCGCCTCAGCCTCTATGAGCAGCTGAAGAGGGAGAGTGATGCCCTGCTGGCAAAGAAAGCTGCAGACAGCAAGCCGATCACTGTGGAGCTGCCAGACGGACGGAAGGTGGCAGGCAAGGCTTGGATCACCACACCATACCAGTGTGCCTGTGATATCAG CCAGGGCCTGGCTGACAATGCTGTGATTTCTCGGGTGAACGGGGAGCTTTGGGACCTGGACAGACCTCTCGAGCACGACTGCTCTCTTGAGATTTTGCGCTTTGACAACGACGATGCTCAGGCT GTTTATTGGCACTCCAGTGCTCACATCCTGGGGGAGGCAATGGAGCGTTTTTATGGAGGTTGCTTATGTTATGGACCCCCGATCGAGAATGGCTTCTACTATGACATGTTCctggatggacagaa GGGAGTGTCCAGCACTGAGTTTGGGGACCTGGAGACTTTGTGTAAGGCTGTGGTGAAGGAAAAACAGCCCTTTGAGCGGCTGGAGATCAGCAAGGAGACACTGCTCAATATGTTTAAG TACAACAAATTCAAGTGTCGCATTCTGAATGAGAAAGTCACCACCCCCACAACTACAGTCTACAG ATGTGGGCCCTTGATTGACCTGTGCAGAGGTCCCCATGTCCGACACACAGGCAAGATCAAGGCCATGAAGATCTACAAG AACTCCTCCACCTACTGGGAAGGTCGCTCCGATATGGAAACACTCCAGAGGATCTATGGGATTTCTTTCCCCGACTCCAAGATGCTGAAGGAGTGGGAGCGCTTTCAGGAGGAGGCCAAGAATAGAGACCATCGCAAGATTGGCAAA GATCAGGAGCTGTTCTTCTTCCATGATCTCAGCCCTGGCAGCTGTTTCTTCATGCCACGCGGGGCCTACATCTACAACACACTCATCGAGTTCATCAAG GATGAGTACTGGAGAAGAGGCTTTCAGGAAGTAGCCTCCCCCAACATCTACAATAGTAAACTGTGGGAGACATCTGGCCACTGGCAGCACTACAGCGAAAACATGTTCTCCTTCCCTGTGGAAGATGACGTCTTTGCTCTCAAGCCAATGAACTGCCCCGGGCACTG TCTGATGTACAGCCACAGGCCTCGTTCGTGGAGGGAGCTTCCTCTGCGGCTTGCAGATCTCGGGGTCCTTCACAGGAACGAACTGTCAGGAACTCTGACCGGCCTGACCAGAGTCCGGCGCTTCCAGCAGGATGACGCCCACATTTTCTGCACGATGGACCAG ATCGAGACGGAGATGAAGGGCTGTCTGGACTTCCTTCGCTGTGTTTATGATGTGTTTGGATTCTCCTTCCAGCTTCACCTTTCCACTCGTCCAGAAAAATATTTGGGGGATATAACTGTGTGGAACCAGGCAGAGAAG CAACTGGAGAACAGCCTGAACGAGTTTGGGGAGCCATGGAAACTAAACCCCGGAGACGGCGCTTTTTATGGACCCAAG ATTGACATTAAGATCAAAGATGCAATTGGACGTTACCACCAGTGTGCAACCATTCAGCTGGACTTCCAGCTGCCTATCCGCTTCAACCTGACCTTTGTGGG GAAGGATGGGGATGACAAAGCCCGACCAGTTATCATCCATCGTGCCATCTTGGGGTCAGTGGAGAGGATGATTGCCATTCTCACCGAGAACTATGCAGGGAAATG GCCTCTGTGGCTGTCTCCACGTCAGGTGATGTTAGTGCCTGTCAACCCGTCCTGTGAGGATTACGCCAAGAGG GTGTGTAAGCAATTTACAGAAGCTGGTTTCATGGCAGAGGCTGACCTGGATTCTGGTTGTCTTCTAAACAAGAAAATCAGAAATGCACAGTTGGCCCAATACAACTTCATTCTTG TTGtcggagagaaggagaagatgaCTAACAATGTCAATGTGCGCACGAGGGACAACAAAGTCCACGGAGAGCTGTCGGTGGCAGAGGTGCTGGCTCGCCTGACCATGCTCAAACAATCTCGCTGTCGAAACGCAGAGGAGGAATTCTGA
- the tars3 gene encoding threonine--tRNA ligase 1, cytoplasmic isoform X2, which translates to MAECLAARLTAQEEQIRLLTREISALRDGLCKGLCATGVAVVSPELENLRAENEKLQYRLLHLRRGLQAELELEGAQGRRQHAAKCGTAPEKNTRRDPQTNNRADNKPAAPDTKSVEKNKKEKEKKQGDGGAKEKPWPGYVAERLSLYEQLKRESDALLAKKAADSKPITVELPDGRKVAGKAWITTPYQCACDISQGLADNAVISRVNGELWDLDRPLEHDCSLEILRFDNDDAQAVYWHSSAHILGEAMERFYGGCLCYGPPIENGFYYDMFLDGQKGVSSTEFGDLETLCKAVVKEKQPFERLEISKETLLNMFKYNKFKCRILNEKVTTPTTTVYRCGPLIDLCRGPHVRHTGKIKAMKIYKNSSTYWEGRSDMETLQRIYGISFPDSKMLKEWERFQEEAKNRDHRKIGKDQELFFFHDLSPGSCFFMPRGAYIYNTLIEFIKDEYWRRGFQEVASPNIYNSKLWETSGHWQHYSENMFSFPVEDDVFALKPMNCPGHCLMYSHRPRSWRELPLRLADLGVLHRNELSGTLTGLTRVRRFQQDDAHIFCTMDQIETEMKGCLDFLRCVYDVFGFSFQLHLSTRPEKYLGDITVWNQAEKQLENSLNEFGEPWKLNPGDGAFYGPKIDIKIKDAIGRYHQCATIQLDFQLPIRFNLTFVGKDGDDKARPVIIHRAILGSVERMIAILTENYAGKWPLWLSPRQVMLVPVNPSCEDYAKRVCKQFTEAGFMAEADLDSGCLLNKKIRNAQLAQYNFILVVGEKEKMTNNVNVRTRDNKVHGELSVAEVLARLTMLKQSRCRNAEEEF; encoded by the exons ATGGCCGAGTGCCTGGCAGCACGTTTGACCGCCCAGGAGGAGCAGATTCGGCTCCTCACCCGGGAAATATCCGCTCTTCGGGATGGACTGTGCAAAGGTCTGTGCGCCACCGGTGTCGCGGTTGTCTCCCCGGAGCTGGAGAACCTGCGGGCCGAGAACGAGAAGCTCCAGTACCGGCTGCTGCACCTCCGCCGGGGTCTGCAGgcggagctggagctggagggggCGCAGGGCAGGAGACAGCATGCTGCCAAGTGCGGCACAGCCCCGGAGAAAAACACCCGCAGAGACCCGCAGACAAACAACCGAGCTGACAACAAG CCTGCAGCTCCTGATACCAAATCAGTTGAGAAGaacaagaaggagaaggagaagaaacaagGAGATGGAGGCGCAAAGGAG AAGCCGTGGCCTGGATACGTCGCAGAGCGCCTCAGCCTCTATGAGCAGCTGAAGAGGGAGAGTGATGCCCTGCTGGCAAAGAAAGCTGCAGACAGCAAGCCGATCACTGTGGAGCTGCCAGACGGACGGAAGGTGGCAGGCAAGGCTTGGATCACCACACCATACCAGTGTGCCTGTGATATCAG CCAGGGCCTGGCTGACAATGCTGTGATTTCTCGGGTGAACGGGGAGCTTTGGGACCTGGACAGACCTCTCGAGCACGACTGCTCTCTTGAGATTTTGCGCTTTGACAACGACGATGCTCAGGCT GTTTATTGGCACTCCAGTGCTCACATCCTGGGGGAGGCAATGGAGCGTTTTTATGGAGGTTGCTTATGTTATGGACCCCCGATCGAGAATGGCTTCTACTATGACATGTTCctggatggacagaa GGGAGTGTCCAGCACTGAGTTTGGGGACCTGGAGACTTTGTGTAAGGCTGTGGTGAAGGAAAAACAGCCCTTTGAGCGGCTGGAGATCAGCAAGGAGACACTGCTCAATATGTTTAAG TACAACAAATTCAAGTGTCGCATTCTGAATGAGAAAGTCACCACCCCCACAACTACAGTCTACAG ATGTGGGCCCTTGATTGACCTGTGCAGAGGTCCCCATGTCCGACACACAGGCAAGATCAAGGCCATGAAGATCTACAAG AACTCCTCCACCTACTGGGAAGGTCGCTCCGATATGGAAACACTCCAGAGGATCTATGGGATTTCTTTCCCCGACTCCAAGATGCTGAAGGAGTGGGAGCGCTTTCAGGAGGAGGCCAAGAATAGAGACCATCGCAAGATTGGCAAA GATCAGGAGCTGTTCTTCTTCCATGATCTCAGCCCTGGCAGCTGTTTCTTCATGCCACGCGGGGCCTACATCTACAACACACTCATCGAGTTCATCAAG GATGAGTACTGGAGAAGAGGCTTTCAGGAAGTAGCCTCCCCCAACATCTACAATAGTAAACTGTGGGAGACATCTGGCCACTGGCAGCACTACAGCGAAAACATGTTCTCCTTCCCTGTGGAAGATGACGTCTTTGCTCTCAAGCCAATGAACTGCCCCGGGCACTG TCTGATGTACAGCCACAGGCCTCGTTCGTGGAGGGAGCTTCCTCTGCGGCTTGCAGATCTCGGGGTCCTTCACAGGAACGAACTGTCAGGAACTCTGACCGGCCTGACCAGAGTCCGGCGCTTCCAGCAGGATGACGCCCACATTTTCTGCACGATGGACCAG ATCGAGACGGAGATGAAGGGCTGTCTGGACTTCCTTCGCTGTGTTTATGATGTGTTTGGATTCTCCTTCCAGCTTCACCTTTCCACTCGTCCAGAAAAATATTTGGGGGATATAACTGTGTGGAACCAGGCAGAGAAG CAACTGGAGAACAGCCTGAACGAGTTTGGGGAGCCATGGAAACTAAACCCCGGAGACGGCGCTTTTTATGGACCCAAG ATTGACATTAAGATCAAAGATGCAATTGGACGTTACCACCAGTGTGCAACCATTCAGCTGGACTTCCAGCTGCCTATCCGCTTCAACCTGACCTTTGTGGG GAAGGATGGGGATGACAAAGCCCGACCAGTTATCATCCATCGTGCCATCTTGGGGTCAGTGGAGAGGATGATTGCCATTCTCACCGAGAACTATGCAGGGAAATG GCCTCTGTGGCTGTCTCCACGTCAGGTGATGTTAGTGCCTGTCAACCCGTCCTGTGAGGATTACGCCAAGAGG GTGTGTAAGCAATTTACAGAAGCTGGTTTCATGGCAGAGGCTGACCTGGATTCTGGTTGTCTTCTAAACAAGAAAATCAGAAATGCACAGTTGGCCCAATACAACTTCATTCTTG TTGtcggagagaaggagaagatgaCTAACAATGTCAATGTGCGCACGAGGGACAACAAAGTCCACGGAGAGCTGTCGGTGGCAGAGGTGCTGGCTCGCCTGACCATGCTCAAACAATCTCGCTGTCGAAACGCAGAGGAGGAATTCTGA
- the tm2d3 gene encoding TM2 domain-containing protein 3, producing the protein MATICQTWRPDRGRCFKTCGIMTLLFMDLVLQCVNGYLSSPHVGQEPPYSRDAQHGPVITSPVVPAASSVSPSDKENYTSKCPSGGLCSRLAADCIQCNYQYNCTYGKTASFTCKPKKGVHCIGESGQQQTNFSLSIICQFCWQLDPSQYDCSNFINCMTVSCPRKRYNATCNVLDHVHCLGKRRFLKRLFCDWTGGYKWSTALALSITLGGFGADRFYLGQWREGLGKLFSFGGLGIWTLIDVLLIGVGYVGPADGSLYI; encoded by the exons ATGGCTACGATCTGTCAAACATGGAGACCGGACCGAGGACGCTGCTTCAAAACCTGCGGGATAATGACTCTGTTGTTCATGGACCTGGTTCTACAGTGTGTGAACG GATACCTGAGCTCTCCTCATGTTGGCCAGGAGCCCCCTTACAGCAGAGATGCCCAGCATGGTCCTGTCATCACCAGCCCAGTGGTCCCTGCTGCATCttcag TGTCTCCTTCTGATAAAGAGAACTACACCTCCAAGTGTCCCAGTGGGGGTTTGTGTAGTCGCCTGGCAGCTGATTGCATTCAATGCAATTACCAATATAACTGCACCTACGGGAAAACGGCTTCCTTCACTTGTAAACCCAAGAAAGGGGTTCACTGTATA gGAGAGTCAGGACAGCAGCAAACCAacttctccctctccatcatCTGTCAGTTCTGCTGGCAGCTGGATCCGTCCCAGTATGACTGCTCAAACTTCATCAACTGTATGACAGTGTCCTGCCCACGCAAGCGCTACAACGCCACGTGTAACGTGTTAGACCATGTACATTGTTTAG GTAAAAGACGTTTCCTGAAACGTTTGTTTTGTGACTGGACTGGAGGATATAAATGGTCAACAGCCTTAGCACTCAG CATCACACTTGGTGGTTTTGGGGCAGACCGATTTTATCTGGGCCAGTGGAGAGAGGGTCTAGGCAAACTGTTCAGCTTCGGAGGCCTGGGTATTTGGACTTTGATCGATGTTCTTCTGATTGGAGTTGGTTATGTAGGACCCGCTGACGGTTCTCTCTACATCTGA
- the larp6a gene encoding la-related protein 6a has product MHALVNAFMRCLAFLLPPSRLCVGSCLWAGNQCEDTLLQRPNRRARLKSRKPLTFEEVAAVAAAAVVEEEEEEEQALRGGSSPSVSPGPGCVSPAATSPAVPQGPPPGRIWIGGLWRAVERVFGTPWVLLRHYWCPKKKRRPALRTAHPARAFDSSHIRSAQAGAGAAAAAAATADGGEQAAGRRTSGYSGTMSGSVGIPAPNAAACASDASAEQGFDEVITVDQHSQEMGTVTITVAIQAAEDEEPEVSSSIIDFLGGSCSEDEIGRYDKSSGAGTSGGELEEESWQPPDPELIQKLVAQIEYYLSDENLEHDAFLLKHVRRNKLGFVSVKLLTSFKKVKHLTRDWRTTAYALRHSKILELNDEGRKVRRKSAVPVFASESLPSRMLLLSDLQQWPELAALTKDNEGNEGGATQQEQLMKLLLKAFGTYGAIASVRVLKPGKDLPADLKRLSGRYTQLGSEECAIVEFEEVEAAVKANEAVGSDDSGASLLGLKVVLIGTKPPKKKVPKDRPREEGGMRKSRSLNSRIRELQYHGDDSACSSSETESNPTSPRLARKSQSCNKLSPTTASISFQNNHLSPGMSPRNSPWSSPRGSPCPQRKSPHSHKSPLASEGRLSPEPGRRWADYSSDSSLTPSGSPWVQRRKQVASQESSPVGSPMLGRKMQNADGLPPGVMRLPRGPDGTRGFHCVTIGERGKTAATQT; this is encoded by the exons aTGCACGCCTTGGTGAACGCCTTCATGCGCTGCCTggccttcctccttcctccctctcggCTTTGTGTCGGCTCCTGCCTGTGGGCTGGGAACCAGTGCGAAGACACGCTGCTGCAGCGGCCCAATCGCAGAGCTCGTCTCAAAAGCAGAAAGCCTCTTACATTTGAGGAAgtagcagcagtggcagcagcggcggtggtggaggaggaggaagaagaggaacagGCACTGCGCGGAGGCTCCAGCCCGTCCGTCTCGCCAGGTCCAGGCTGCGTCTCGCCGGCTGCTACAAGCCCCGCTGTTCCTCAGGGCCCTCCACCGGGTCGGATCTGGATCGGGGGTCTCTGGCGAGCCGTGGAGCGCGTCTTCGGAACCCCCTGGGTGCTTCTCCGCCATTACTGGTGCCCGAAGAAGAAGCGTCGACCGGCTTTACGCACCGCGCATCCTGCCCGCGCCTTCGACTCGAGCCACATTAGAAGCGCCCAGGCAGGCGCTGGtgccgctgctgccgctgctgctacAGCCGACGGAGGAGAGCAGGCAGCAGGCAGGAGGACCTCAGGTTATTCGGGGACCATGAGTGGGTCTGTGGGCATCCCCGCGCCGAACGCGGCGGCGTGCGCCTCGGATGCGTCAGCGGAGCAGGGCTTCGATGAGGTAATCACCGTGGATCAGCACTCGCAGGAGATGGGGACGGTGACGATCACGGTGGCCATTCAGGCGGCGGAGGACGAGGAGCCCGAGGTGTCGTCCAGCATCATCGACTTCCTCGGGGGAAGCTGCAGCGAGGACGAAATAGGAAGATATGACAAATCAAG CGGGGCCGGCACCAGTGgaggggagctggaggaggagagctggCAGCCCCCAGATCCAGAGCTCATCCAGAAGCTGGTCGCCCAGATCGAGTACTACCTCTCCGATGAGAACCTGGAGCACGACGCCTTCCTGCTCAAACATGTCAGGCGTAACAAACTGGGATTTGTCAGCGTCAAATTGCTGACATCATTCAAAAAG GTGAAACACTTGACTCGTGACTGGAGAACAACTGCTTATGCTCTGAGACACTCAAAGATACTTGAGCTGAATGATGAGGGGCGTAAGGTGCGGCGTAAATCCGCAGTGCCCGTCTTTGCCAGTGAGTCGCTGCCTAGCCGCATGCTGCTGTTAAGTGATTTGCAGCAGTGGCCAGAGCTGGCTGCTCTCACGAAGGATAATGAAGGGAATGAGGGAGGAGCGAcccagcaggagcagctgatgAAGCTGTTGCTGAAAGCTTTTGGAACATACGGGGCCATTGCTTCTGTTCGAGTCCTGAAGCCTGGCAAGGACCTGCCGGCTGACCTGAAGAGGCTGAGTGGCCGCTACACTCAGCTGGGCTCTGAGGAGTGTGCCATCGTGGAgtttgaggaggtggaggctgcTGTTAAAGCCAACGAAGCTGTGGGGAGTGACGATAGTGGGGCCAGTTTGCTAGGGTTGAAAGTGGTCCTGATTGGCACCAAGCCGCCCAAGAAGAAGGTACCCAAAGATAGACCAcgtgaggagggagggatgcgCAAGAGTCGCTCGCTCAACAGCAGAATAAGGGAGCTTCAGTACCACGGGGACGACTCCGCTTGCAGCTCTTCAGAGACTGAGAGCAACCCTACATCCCCAAGGCTTGCCAGGAAGTCCCAGTCCTGCAACAAGCTCAGCCCCACAACTGCCAGCATAAGCTTCCAGAACAATCACCTGAGTCCTGGAATGTCCCCGCGTAACAGTCCATGGTCCAGCCCCCGCGGCAGCCCCTGTCCTCAGCGCAAATCCCCACATTCCCACAAGTCTCCCCTGGCCAGTGAGGGCAGACTGAGCCCTGAACCCGGGCGTCGCTGGGCAGACTACTCCTCAGACAGTAGCCTCACCCCTTCAGGGAGTCCGTGGGTTCAGCGGCGCAAGCAGGTGGCATCTCAGGAGAGCAGCCCGGTCGGCAGCCCGATGCTGGGTCGAAAGATGCAGAACGCTGACGGCCTACCACCGGGTGTAATGAGGCTGCCCAGGGGTCCTGATGGAACCCGCGGCTTTCACTGTGTCACTATTGGCGAGAGGGGAAAAACTGCTGCTACTCAGACTTGA